A genomic window from Pirellulales bacterium includes:
- a CDS encoding rhomboid family intramembrane serine protease yields MFFFFPWGTDAPLYHWPIATVSLIATNALVFAHFTLSRDPGAAMAWSLWIGQGLHPVQWITSNFIHGDVGHVLGNMAFLWVFGLVVEGKVGLLRFLAIYFGIGIVQCALEQSITLGMPESFSFGASSIVYGLMAISLVWAPKNDIHFITGGGWGFRSRSSEFDVPVMWLAVFYVCMDLLVATFTGFELQTAVLHLMGASLGLVVGWVMLKRAMVDCEGWDIINVWHGREGRSTLDDRTPSLTEEQRTQIAAREAESARQKIVQLVAQRQGRLAALFYQQKARALPGWQLPEAELVELIRAVDHADSYDVAVPILVEYLERFPAKALHVRLKLAQILLATGARPRQALRVLSKLPTEPLSPKLEALRRELISLAKRQEADGVMELAVEDW; encoded by the coding sequence ATGTTCTTCTTTTTCCCCTGGGGCACCGACGCGCCCCTCTATCATTGGCCGATCGCGACCGTCTCGCTGATCGCCACGAATGCGCTGGTCTTCGCTCATTTTACCCTGAGCCGCGATCCCGGCGCGGCCATGGCCTGGTCGCTCTGGATCGGTCAGGGCCTGCACCCGGTGCAGTGGATCACGTCGAACTTCATTCACGGCGACGTGGGGCACGTGCTGGGCAACATGGCCTTTCTGTGGGTCTTCGGCTTGGTCGTCGAAGGCAAGGTCGGCCTGCTCCGCTTCCTCGCCATCTACTTCGGCATCGGCATCGTGCAATGTGCCCTCGAGCAATCGATCACGCTGGGCATGCCCGAGAGTTTCTCGTTCGGCGCCTCGTCGATCGTGTATGGCTTGATGGCCATCTCACTCGTCTGGGCGCCGAAGAACGACATTCACTTCATCACCGGGGGGGGCTGGGGGTTCCGCAGCCGATCGAGCGAGTTCGACGTGCCCGTCATGTGGCTGGCGGTGTTCTACGTCTGTATGGACCTCCTCGTGGCGACGTTCACCGGTTTCGAACTGCAGACGGCCGTGCTGCACCTGATGGGGGCCTCGCTCGGCCTCGTCGTCGGCTGGGTGATGCTCAAACGCGCGATGGTCGATTGCGAAGGGTGGGACATCATCAATGTCTGGCATGGGCGCGAGGGCCGCAGCACGCTCGACGATCGCACGCCATCTCTCACCGAGGAACAGCGCACGCAAATCGCCGCACGCGAGGCCGAATCCGCGCGGCAAAAAATCGTGCAGCTCGTTGCCCAGCGGCAGGGCCGACTCGCCGCGCTCTTCTATCAGCAGAAGGCCCGGGCACTGCCGGGCTGGCAATTGCCCGAGGCCGAGCTTGTCGAGCTGATTCGCGCGGTCGACCACGCCGATTCGTACGACGTCGCCGTGCCGATTTTGGTGGAGTATCTCGAGCGCTTCCCGGCCAAGGCCCTGCACGTGCGCTTGAAGCTGGCGCAAATCTTATTGGCCACCGGTGCGCGTCCCCGTCAGGCCTTGCGCGTGCTCAGCAAGCTTCCCACCGAACCCTTGAGCCCCAAGCTCGAAGCCTTGCGCCGAGAATTAATCTCGCTGGCGAAACGCCAAGAAGCCGACGGCGTGATGGAACTCGCGGTCGAAGACTGGTGA
- a CDS encoding lipoate--protein ligase family protein, giving the protein MKLVDRTLATPEQNLALDEALLDVAESSRGALEFLRLWEATAPVVVLGRSTQVGVEVNLARCHERDVPVLRRTSGGATIVAGPGCLMYAVVLSAVRRPTLSSLAGAHLVVLETLLAAIAPLVPGIARAGTSDLALGNRKFSGNSLRVKRSHVLYHGTLLYDFDLPLVADLLRTPPRVPDYRAGRSHEEFIANLPVTAETLRQALTRAWRAEAGDLDEQELTRRVAALVAEKYSRDAWNFAL; this is encoded by the coding sequence ATGAAGCTCGTCGATCGAACGCTCGCCACCCCCGAGCAAAACCTGGCGCTCGACGAAGCGCTCCTCGACGTGGCCGAGTCGTCGCGCGGGGCGCTGGAGTTTCTCAGACTCTGGGAAGCCACCGCGCCGGTCGTCGTGCTAGGGCGCTCGACGCAGGTTGGCGTGGAAGTGAATCTCGCGCGCTGCCACGAGCGAGACGTGCCGGTCCTACGCCGCACGAGCGGTGGGGCCACCATCGTCGCCGGCCCGGGATGCCTCATGTACGCCGTGGTCCTCTCCGCCGTGCGGCGACCCACCTTGAGCAGCCTGGCCGGCGCGCACCTGGTGGTGCTCGAAACTCTCCTGGCGGCGATCGCGCCGCTCGTCCCCGGCATCGCGCGCGCCGGCACCAGCGATCTGGCGCTTGGCAATCGCAAATTCTCGGGCAACAGTCTCCGCGTCAAACGCAGCCACGTCCTGTATCACGGCACGCTGCTCTACGACTTCGATTTGCCGCTAGTGGCAGACTTGCTGCGGACTCCTCCCCGCGTTCCCGACTATCGCGCCGGACGCAGCCACGAGGAGTTCATCGCGAATCTGCCCGTCACCGCAGAGACGCTACGCCAAGCGCTCACGCGGGCCTGGCGCGCCGAGGCAGGCGATCTCGACGAGCAAGAACTGACGCGGCGCGTCGCTGCGCTGGTGGCCGAAAAATACTCGCGCGACGCGTGGAACTTCGCCCTCTGA
- a CDS encoding MoxR family ATPase yields MRDELKKVIVGQDEVVEQIFAAIFTRGHCLLVGVPGLAKTLMVSTLARLLDIEFKRIQFTPDLMPSDITGTNVLEEDDHGRRNFRFVEGPVFTNILLADEINRTPPKTQAALLQAMQEREVTVGQQTMSLPDPFFTIATQNPIEQEGTYPLPEAQLDRFMFNIKVDYPTQSEEEQILAATTRGERPEIRKVLSGRAILNVQKLVNSVAVSEYIIKYVSRLVRATRPKDASAPAFVREMVDWGAGPRAGQFLIQGGKALAAMDGRFSVSIEDVRKVAVPVLRHRLSTNFQAQAEGLSTDDVVLRLLKEIATPEIPKFET; encoded by the coding sequence ATGCGCGACGAGCTTAAGAAAGTCATCGTCGGCCAGGACGAGGTGGTCGAACAAATCTTTGCGGCGATTTTCACGCGGGGTCATTGTCTGCTCGTCGGTGTGCCCGGGCTGGCGAAGACTTTGATGGTCAGCACGCTGGCACGGCTCCTGGACATCGAGTTCAAGCGGATTCAGTTCACGCCCGACCTGATGCCCTCGGACATTACGGGCACGAACGTGCTCGAAGAGGACGATCACGGCCGGCGAAATTTTCGTTTCGTGGAGGGGCCGGTCTTTACGAACATCTTGCTGGCGGACGAAATCAACCGCACGCCCCCCAAGACGCAGGCGGCCTTGCTGCAGGCGATGCAGGAGCGCGAGGTGACGGTCGGCCAGCAGACGATGTCGCTGCCCGATCCGTTCTTTACGATTGCCACGCAGAATCCGATCGAGCAGGAAGGGACGTACCCCCTACCCGAGGCGCAGCTCGACCGCTTCATGTTCAATATCAAGGTCGACTACCCCACTCAAAGCGAGGAAGAGCAGATCCTGGCGGCGACGACCCGGGGGGAGCGCCCGGAAATCCGCAAAGTCTTGTCCGGCCGGGCCATTTTGAACGTACAGAAGCTGGTGAACTCGGTGGCGGTCAGCGAGTACATCATTAAATACGTGTCTCGACTGGTACGTGCCACACGTCCGAAGGACGCTTCGGCTCCTGCCTTCGTCCGCGAGATGGTGGACTGGGGGGCGGGTCCGCGAGCCGGGCAGTTCCTGATTCAGGGGGGGAAGGCGCTGGCGGCGATGGACGGCCGCTTCTCCGTCTCGATCGAGGACGTGCGCAAGGTGGCGGTGCCCGTGTTGCGCCACCGCCTGAGCACGAACTTCCAGGCACAGGCCGAGGGGCTTTCGACCGACGACGTGGTGCTGCGGCTGCTGAAAGAGATCGCCACTCCCGAGATCCCCAAGTTCGAGACTTGA
- a CDS encoding DUF58 domain-containing protein gives MTTAETYLKPEVAQRIARLDLRAQFIVKGFLQGLHASPFHGFSVEFSEHRKYTPGDDPEDIDWLVYAKTDKYYVKKFEAETNITGYLVMDLSRSMDYTHRQDLTKFDYSICLAAALCYLMVLQQDPVGLITFDEKVRDCLPPRSKRTQLGNVLSHLSRLKPDGQTGIARSLTQIAAMLRHRSLLMVFTDLLAEPDEVISSLRRLRHGGHDVILFHVLDEAEVHFPFDGMVELEEPESEETLRVDAANFREDYLAELEEFRERYRRECSRIGIDYVPLDTSMQFDKALTEYLMSRRARG, from the coding sequence ATGACGACTGCCGAAACCTATCTGAAGCCCGAAGTAGCGCAGCGCATTGCGCGGCTGGATCTGCGCGCGCAGTTCATCGTGAAAGGGTTTCTCCAGGGGCTGCACGCCAGCCCCTTCCACGGCTTCTCGGTCGAGTTCAGCGAGCACCGTAAATACACGCCGGGAGACGACCCCGAAGACATCGACTGGCTCGTCTACGCCAAGACCGACAAGTACTACGTGAAGAAGTTCGAGGCCGAGACGAACATCACCGGCTACCTGGTGATGGACCTCAGCCGCTCGATGGACTACACGCATCGGCAGGATCTGACCAAGTTCGACTATTCGATCTGTCTCGCGGCGGCGCTCTGCTACCTGATGGTGCTACAGCAGGACCCCGTGGGACTGATCACGTTCGACGAGAAGGTGCGCGACTGCCTGCCGCCGCGCTCGAAGCGCACCCAGTTGGGGAACGTACTGTCGCACCTCAGCCGCTTGAAGCCCGACGGGCAGACCGGCATCGCCCGCAGCCTGACGCAGATCGCCGCCATGCTGCGGCATCGCAGCCTGCTGATGGTGTTCACCGATCTGCTGGCGGAACCGGACGAGGTCATCTCGAGCCTGCGCCGACTGCGGCATGGCGGCCACGATGTGATTCTGTTCCACGTGCTGGACGAGGCCGAGGTGCATTTCCCCTTCGACGGGATGGTGGAGCTCGAGGAGCCCGAGAGCGAGGAGACGCTGCGCGTGGACGCGGCGAATTTTCGCGAGGATTACCTGGCCGAGCTCGAGGAGTTCCGCGAACGCTACCGGCGTGAATGTTCTCGCATCGGCATCGACTACGTGCCGCTCGACACGAGCATGCAGTTCGACAAGGCGCTGACCGAGTACCTCATGAGTCGCCGGGCACGGGGTTAG
- a CDS encoding diacylglycerol kinase, with protein sequence MPEARTRTPRSWRLKFRDSLRGTRRGIRRESNFTIHLFTAALVIAAGAIFEIGLVEWCLVLLAIAVVLVTELLNTSIELLVKSLNTRHDPQIGEALDIAAGAVLVASFGAALVGGIVFVHRLGILLDWWKSVL encoded by the coding sequence ATGCCAGAAGCTCGCACCCGCACGCCCCGTTCGTGGCGCCTTAAATTCCGCGACTCCTTGCGTGGCACGCGGCGCGGCATTCGTCGCGAAAGCAACTTCACGATCCATCTCTTTACCGCGGCGCTGGTGATCGCCGCCGGGGCGATCTTCGAGATCGGGCTCGTCGAGTGGTGCCTGGTGCTGCTGGCCATCGCCGTGGTGCTCGTGACGGAGTTGCTGAACACCTCGATCGAGTTGCTCGTCAAATCGCTCAACACGCGACACGATCCGCAAATCGGCGAGGCACTCGATATTGCCGCGGGGGCCGTGCTGGTGGCCTCGTTTGGCGCGGCGCTGGTGGGCGGAATCGTCTTCGTCCACCGGCTGGGCATCCTGCTCGACTGGTGGAAGTCGGTTCTCTAG
- a CDS encoding DUF4159 domain-containing protein yields the protein MMQHVRRTFGAATRSRVRLAVRSSIVLLLACLTSLAPTSVQADVSAEQVKRAIDRGISFLRREQRTDGTWPDFTGYDDGVTSLCVLALVNAGVPADDPQIQRALQHLRDARPKMNYAVALQTMALCAAQPKRDMALIRENVKWFETNQLKLGRNKGGWSYPRGGGDNSNTQFALLALHEAERVGVPVSDNTWRLALAHWVDTQNKDGSWGYTPGEAGTGSMTSAGISSVVIASGRLNEPDVQLLGGQVRCCGDQASSAVVDNALNWLGRNFSVRTNSGRGNTWLLYNLYGIERVGRLTARRFIGEHDWYREGVAMLVETQDQLSGFWKNESHGESDPRVATSLALLFLSKGRRPVIAGKLAHGPDNDWNHHRADIANLTTYVEKRWQRDLTWQIISPQAATVDDLLQTPVLYISGREAPQFNDEETLRLREYVNQGGFIFAVACCDESGGFDQGFRQLMERVFPEAEYRLRLLPPEHPIWHAEEPIDAAHVAPLWGIDVGCRTSVVYSPQDLSCLWELSGPQRTAALPPDVLVNVTAANSIGANVLAYATNREVKYKYEITPLASANQNPQDPLDRARLEIAKLRHTGGWDTAPRALINLQEALAREAGVRTSTDRHDVALADPQLFAYPILFMHGRNDFRLSAAERSHLREFVERGGFLLADSVCGSEAFTRAFQREMAATFPETPLAPIPANDPLLTAAFGGFDLKTVTRRQPRRAEADKPITVELRIVPPELQGIKVGDRWGVVFSPYDLSCALERQESLQCAGYTREDAARIAINAMLYGLQQ from the coding sequence ATGATGCAACACGTCCGACGCACGTTCGGCGCCGCGACTCGCTCGCGAGTACGGCTCGCCGTGCGCTCGTCGATCGTGTTGCTCCTCGCCTGCCTGACGTCCCTGGCGCCCACGTCCGTCCAGGCCGACGTTTCGGCCGAGCAGGTCAAGCGCGCCATCGATCGGGGCATCTCATTTCTACGGCGCGAACAGCGCACCGATGGAACCTGGCCCGACTTTACCGGCTATGACGATGGTGTCACCTCGCTCTGCGTGCTGGCCCTGGTCAATGCCGGCGTGCCGGCCGACGACCCGCAAATTCAGCGTGCCCTGCAACACCTGCGCGACGCCCGCCCCAAGATGAACTACGCCGTGGCCCTGCAGACGATGGCCCTCTGCGCAGCGCAGCCCAAGCGCGACATGGCCCTGATTCGCGAGAACGTGAAATGGTTCGAGACGAATCAATTGAAGCTCGGGCGCAACAAGGGGGGCTGGTCCTACCCGCGCGGCGGCGGCGACAATTCGAACACGCAGTTCGCCCTGCTCGCCCTGCACGAGGCCGAACGCGTCGGCGTCCCCGTCAGCGATAACACCTGGCGCCTGGCCCTGGCCCACTGGGTCGACACCCAGAACAAGGATGGCTCGTGGGGGTACACGCCCGGCGAGGCGGGCACCGGCAGCATGACCTCGGCCGGCATCTCCTCGGTCGTCATCGCCAGCGGCCGCTTGAACGAGCCCGACGTGCAACTCCTCGGCGGGCAGGTGCGCTGCTGCGGAGATCAGGCCTCGAGCGCCGTCGTCGACAATGCCCTGAACTGGCTCGGACGCAACTTCAGCGTGCGGACGAACTCGGGCCGCGGCAATACCTGGCTGCTCTACAACCTGTACGGCATCGAACGAGTCGGCCGCCTCACCGCGCGGCGCTTCATCGGCGAGCACGACTGGTATCGCGAAGGGGTCGCCATGCTCGTCGAGACGCAAGATCAACTCTCCGGCTTCTGGAAGAACGAGTCGCACGGCGAGAGCGATCCCCGTGTGGCCACCAGCCTGGCGCTGTTGTTCCTCTCGAAGGGGCGACGTCCCGTCATCGCGGGCAAGCTCGCTCACGGTCCCGACAACGACTGGAACCACCACCGCGCGGACATCGCCAATCTCACCACCTATGTCGAGAAGCGGTGGCAGCGCGACCTGACGTGGCAGATCATCAGTCCGCAGGCGGCCACCGTCGACGACCTGCTGCAGACGCCGGTGCTCTACATCAGCGGGCGCGAGGCGCCGCAGTTCAACGACGAAGAGACGCTGCGCCTGCGCGAGTACGTGAATCAGGGCGGGTTTATTTTCGCCGTCGCTTGTTGCGATGAGAGCGGCGGCTTCGACCAGGGCTTTCGGCAACTCATGGAGCGTGTTTTCCCCGAGGCCGAATACCGTCTGCGGCTGCTGCCGCCGGAGCATCCCATCTGGCACGCCGAAGAGCCGATCGACGCGGCGCACGTCGCGCCGTTGTGGGGCATCGACGTCGGTTGCCGCACGAGCGTCGTCTACTCCCCGCAGGATCTCTCCTGCCTGTGGGAGCTATCCGGCCCGCAGCGCACCGCGGCCTTGCCCCCCGATGTGCTCGTCAACGTGACCGCGGCCAACTCGATCGGCGCGAATGTGCTCGCTTACGCGACGAATCGCGAGGTGAAGTACAAATACGAGATCACGCCGCTGGCCAGCGCCAATCAGAATCCACAAGATCCGCTCGATCGCGCCCGGCTCGAGATCGCCAAGCTGCGCCACACCGGCGGCTGGGACACCGCCCCCCGCGCGCTCATCAACCTGCAAGAGGCGCTCGCTCGCGAGGCGGGCGTGCGCACCAGTACCGATCGGCACGACGTCGCGCTCGCCGATCCGCAGTTGTTCGCCTATCCGATTCTCTTCATGCACGGACGCAACGACTTCCGCCTCTCGGCCGCCGAACGGAGCCATCTACGCGAGTTCGTCGAACGGGGCGGGTTCTTGCTGGCCGACAGCGTGTGCGGCAGCGAGGCCTTCACGCGCGCGTTCCAGCGCGAGATGGCGGCGACCTTCCCCGAAACGCCCCTCGCGCCGATCCCCGCCAACGATCCGCTTCTGACGGCGGCCTTCGGCGGCTTCGACCTGAAGACGGTCACGCGGCGACAGCCGCGCCGTGCCGAGGCCGACAAGCCGATCACGGTCGAGCTGCGAATTGTCCCCCCCGAATTGCAAGGGATCAAAGTCGGGGACCGCTGGGGCGTCGTCTTTTCGCCCTACGATCTAAGCTGCGCGCTCGAGCGCCAGGAATCGCTGCAATGCGCCGGCTACACGCGCGAGGATGCCGCCCGCATCGCCATCAACGCCATGCTCTACGGTCTGCAGCAGTAG
- a CDS encoding BatA domain-containing protein encodes MDFVNPALLAGVALAAVPIILHLVLKQKPRHLEFPALRFVKKRREANQRRLRWRQLLLLAARVAAICLLALALARPSLKMSGGIAGREAPVAAVMIFDTSPRMQYRRDNRTRLEEARQQALWLLSQLPEGSQVAVVDGTTGTAVYQVDLGSAKQRVERLDTHPTTRPLAELMDEGLRLLTESDKDRKELYVFTDLARNAWPQDDRKPWAERMESLGDAGFYLIDVGVQEPQNFALGEIRLSSDTIARHSTARVTTSVSLEGSAGERGVELYVLDVDGKPQKRSQEVVQLADGDSREVEFPLSGLAEGTHQGFVRIVGEDGLAIDDARYFTIEALPAWNVLIAASPPVDLHSLYLAEALAPESFRRNGTARFNCTTIASDQLAEQDFKRYAAICLVDPPSLSADAWQKLAIYAAEGGGVAIFLGRNAAASAGFNEGAAQDLLPGKLAKVVDRETHFLPDEQFVHPLWSKFRDVSGIPWSQFPVHHYWELGPLVADASVLARYADGGAALVERPVGRGRVLVMTTPISDPPTADAWNQLPSGIDAWPFVMLANESTLYLVGSHAARLNYVSGQTVVIPVARRGLASAVLSTPQGDEFRQSIDPEREAVIITATATPGQYQIRAGGDEEGMSTGFSVNLPATTTSLRRMDDAELAVTFGESGFQLVRDREEIDRQLSAGRVGRELYGWLMGLVAVVLAAEFWLSNRFYRPVASETEPAK; translated from the coding sequence ATGGACTTCGTCAATCCGGCACTTCTGGCGGGCGTGGCCCTGGCGGCGGTGCCGATCATCTTGCACCTGGTGCTGAAGCAGAAGCCGCGGCACCTCGAGTTCCCGGCGCTGCGTTTCGTCAAGAAGCGGCGCGAGGCGAACCAGCGGCGTCTGCGCTGGCGGCAGTTGCTGCTGCTGGCGGCGCGGGTGGCGGCCATCTGCCTGCTGGCCCTGGCGCTGGCGCGTCCCAGCCTGAAGATGTCGGGGGGGATCGCCGGGCGCGAGGCCCCGGTGGCGGCCGTGATGATCTTCGACACCAGTCCCCGCATGCAGTACCGCCGCGACAATCGCACGCGGCTTGAGGAAGCGCGGCAACAGGCGCTGTGGCTCTTGAGCCAACTGCCCGAGGGGAGCCAGGTGGCGGTGGTCGATGGCACGACGGGCACGGCCGTGTACCAGGTCGATCTGGGCTCGGCCAAGCAACGCGTCGAGCGGCTCGATACGCATCCGACGACGCGTCCCCTGGCGGAGTTGATGGACGAAGGGCTGCGGCTGCTGACCGAAAGCGACAAGGATCGCAAGGAGCTTTACGTCTTTACCGATCTGGCGCGAAACGCCTGGCCGCAGGACGATCGCAAGCCCTGGGCCGAACGGATGGAATCGCTCGGCGATGCCGGCTTCTACCTGATCGACGTCGGCGTGCAGGAGCCGCAAAACTTTGCCTTGGGAGAGATTCGACTCTCGAGCGATACGATCGCGCGGCACAGCACGGCGCGCGTGACGACGAGCGTCTCGCTCGAAGGATCGGCCGGCGAGCGCGGCGTGGAGTTGTACGTCCTGGACGTCGACGGCAAGCCGCAGAAGCGCAGCCAAGAGGTGGTGCAACTGGCGGATGGCGATTCGCGCGAGGTAGAGTTCCCGTTGTCGGGGCTGGCCGAGGGGACGCATCAAGGCTTCGTGCGGATCGTGGGAGAAGATGGACTGGCGATCGACGACGCGCGTTACTTTACGATCGAGGCGTTGCCGGCCTGGAATGTATTGATCGCCGCCTCGCCCCCGGTGGATTTGCACTCGCTCTATCTCGCCGAGGCTCTGGCGCCCGAGAGCTTCCGGCGCAACGGCACGGCGCGGTTCAACTGCACGACCATCGCCAGCGATCAACTAGCGGAGCAGGACTTCAAGCGCTATGCCGCGATCTGCCTGGTCGATCCGCCGTCGCTGTCGGCCGATGCCTGGCAGAAGCTGGCGATCTACGCGGCGGAAGGTGGTGGTGTGGCGATCTTCCTGGGGCGCAACGCGGCGGCCTCGGCGGGGTTCAACGAGGGGGCGGCCCAAGACCTGCTGCCCGGCAAGCTCGCGAAGGTCGTCGACCGCGAGACGCACTTTCTGCCCGACGAGCAGTTCGTGCATCCGCTGTGGTCGAAGTTTCGCGACGTGTCGGGCATCCCCTGGTCGCAGTTTCCCGTGCATCACTACTGGGAGTTAGGGCCGCTCGTTGCCGACGCGAGCGTGTTGGCGCGTTACGCCGATGGCGGCGCGGCGCTCGTCGAACGACCGGTCGGCCGCGGCCGCGTGTTGGTCATGACGACGCCGATCTCCGACCCTCCGACGGCCGATGCGTGGAATCAATTGCCGAGCGGCATCGACGCCTGGCCCTTCGTGATGCTGGCCAATGAGTCGACTCTTTATCTGGTGGGCAGCCACGCCGCGCGATTGAACTACGTGAGCGGGCAAACCGTGGTGATCCCGGTCGCGCGACGTGGCCTGGCGAGCGCGGTGCTCAGCACGCCGCAGGGGGATGAATTTCGTCAGAGCATCGATCCCGAGCGCGAGGCCGTAATCATCACCGCGACCGCTACGCCCGGGCAGTACCAGATTCGCGCCGGCGGCGACGAAGAGGGCATGTCCACCGGATTCAGCGTGAACCTGCCGGCGACAACCACGTCATTGCGGCGCATGGACGACGCGGAGCTGGCGGTGACGTTCGGCGAGTCGGGCTTTCAACTGGTGCGCGATCGCGAGGAGATCGATCGCCAGTTGAGCGCGGGACGCGTCGGTCGCGAACTGTATGGCTGGTTGATGGGGCTCGTGGCCGTCGTGCTGGCCGCCGAATTCTGGCTGTCGAATCGGTTCTATCGACCGGTTGCCAGTGAAACGGAACCTGCGAAGTAG
- a CDS encoding efflux transporter outer membrane subunit has product MNSTHAPRGASFRADRVCPRRRRADATLVRRGGRLVLAMLLLGFSGCTSFRDYVSNGLKVGPNYQKPCAPVAQDWIDKDDIRIRDQAEDISTWWTVFGDPVLNRLVAQAYSQNLTLREAGFRVLQVRALRNIAVGEFFPQQQDMFGGYSRNAISKSVANSSFIPDRFYGQWEGGFNLAWELDFWGRYRRAIEAADADLDASVENYDDVLVTLVADMAQNYVQLRVLQQQLALVKANVELQRQTLELAEARFRGGQTSELDVDQARSNLAQTESLVPQIEIQIRQSNNAICVLLGIPPADLAAMLGPAPIPTAPISVAVGIPADLLARRPDIRRAEREVSAQCARVGVAEAELYPHIAVTGTIGVAAENTNNLFGGNSMVGAIGPSFQWNILNYGRLLNNIRYHDARLQSTILLYQSTVLSAGAEVENGLIAFLKSQQEAQALAVSVDAADKAVRIAIVQYKGGIVDFNRVALLEQNLVQQQDSLAQSRGNIAQGLVAVYRALGGGWQIRLAPPGYVVGADGAATPPEGVPAPPQGHEGVPLPAPLPNLPAPTPNAPGVPAPPLPAGAAPAAIQRPAPTVAPTAAYVPLPPPAPLAPVGAGMSGQAPAILPPVAARPLPPSHVW; this is encoded by the coding sequence TTGAACTCGACGCACGCGCCGAGAGGAGCCTCCTTTCGCGCCGACCGCGTTTGTCCACGCCGTCGCCGCGCGGACGCTACGCTCGTGCGCCGAGGCGGCAGGCTGGTGCTGGCCATGCTGCTGCTCGGGTTCTCGGGCTGCACCTCGTTTCGCGACTACGTCTCGAACGGTCTGAAAGTCGGACCGAATTACCAGAAGCCCTGCGCGCCGGTGGCGCAGGACTGGATCGACAAGGACGACATTCGCATTCGCGATCAAGCGGAAGACATCAGCACCTGGTGGACCGTCTTTGGCGATCCCGTGCTGAATCGTCTGGTGGCTCAGGCCTATTCGCAGAACCTGACGCTGCGCGAAGCGGGGTTCCGCGTGTTGCAGGTGCGGGCGCTGCGCAATATCGCCGTGGGAGAGTTCTTCCCGCAACAGCAGGACATGTTTGGTGGCTACTCGCGCAACGCGATCAGCAAGTCGGTGGCCAACTCGTCCTTCATTCCCGATCGATTCTACGGTCAATGGGAAGGGGGCTTCAATCTGGCCTGGGAGCTGGACTTCTGGGGCCGTTATCGCCGCGCGATCGAGGCGGCCGACGCCGATCTCGACGCGTCGGTCGAAAACTACGACGACGTGCTCGTGACGCTCGTCGCCGACATGGCGCAGAACTACGTGCAACTGCGCGTGCTCCAGCAGCAATTGGCGCTGGTGAAGGCCAACGTCGAGTTGCAGCGACAGACGCTCGAGCTGGCCGAGGCGCGCTTCCGCGGCGGTCAGACGAGCGAGCTGGACGTCGACCAGGCGCGCAGCAATCTCGCACAAACCGAGTCGCTCGTGCCGCAGATCGAGATCCAGATTCGCCAGTCGAACAACGCCATTTGCGTGCTGTTGGGGATTCCGCCGGCGGATCTGGCGGCCATGCTGGGCCCCGCGCCGATTCCGACCGCGCCGATCTCGGTGGCGGTGGGCATTCCAGCCGATCTGCTCGCGCGCCGGCCCGATATCCGCCGCGCCGAGCGCGAAGTCTCCGCGCAATGTGCCCGCGTCGGCGTAGCCGAAGCCGAGCTGTATCCTCACATCGCGGTGACGGGCACGATCGGCGTAGCGGCCGAGAACACGAACAATCTGTTTGGCGGCAATTCGATGGTGGGGGCGATCGGACCGAGCTTCCAGTGGAACATTCTGAACTACGGCCGGTTGCTGAATAACATTCGTTACCACGACGCGCGGCTGCAGTCGACGATTCTGCTCTACCAGAGCACCGTGCTGTCGGCGGGCGCCGAGGTGGAGAACGGGCTGATCGCGTTCTTGAAATCGCAACAAGAGGCCCAAGCACTCGCCGTGAGCGTCGATGCGGCCGACAAGGCCGTGCGGATCGCGATCGTGCAGTACAAGGGGGGGATCGTCGATTTCAACCGCGTGGCGCTGCTCGAGCAGAATCTCGTGCAGCAGCAAGACTCGCTGGCCCAGTCGCGGGGCAACATTGCGCAGGGGCTGGTGGCCGTGTATCGCGCGCTGGGGGGTGGCTGGCAGATTCGCCTCGCTCCACCAGGATACGTGGTGGGGGCTGACGGCGCCGCCACGCCGCCAGAGGGGGTGCCGGCTCCTCCCCAGGGACACGAGGGGGTGCCTCTGCCCGCGCCACTGCCGAATCTGCCTGCGCCGACGCCGAATGCCCCGGGGGTGCCTGCCCCACCGTTGCCGGCGGGTGCGGCTCCGGCGGCCATCCAGCGTCCCGCACCAACGGTGGCGCCAACCGCCGCTTATGTGCCCCTGCCGCCGCCCGCCCCCCTTGCGCCAGTGGGTGCTGGGATGAGCGGCCAGGCCCCGGCGATCTTGCCCCCTGTGGCCGCTCGGCCTCTTCCGCCGTCGCACGTCTGGTAG